One part of the Glycine soja cultivar W05 chromosome 11, ASM419377v2, whole genome shotgun sequence genome encodes these proteins:
- the LOC114375150 gene encoding exocyst complex component EXO70H1-like translates to MPKMGLKNLFFFKASPSPPSSPPTRTFSDSLMDQNIETARAIISKWELISPSDQTAPLFSNTRQEAKQYLNAVMSLQSTMQHLVALDSSSDTLVQAHFLMQLAMKRLQAEFYRILAQNRDNLHPESVASTDHRSSSVSDDGSDFSDDEFRFAGDSVSTVAMADLKAIAECMVSAGYSEECVKIYILMRKSIVDESLYHFGVERLSSSQIQKMDWEALESKIKSWLNAVKIAVGSLFHGERTLCDYVFGSPERKTAESCFAAICSEGATSLFGFPEKVAKCSKKTPEKMFRTLDLYEAISDNRQQIESIFSSESTFSIRSQVLASQARLGEAVGTMLNNFESAIQKESSKILMPGGEIHPLTRYVMNYIAFLGDYGDGLAEIVGDWRKNSLPECYYRSPDREGKKGSSEIAERMAWLILVLLCKLDRKAELYKEVALSYLFLANNVQYVVVKVRNTNLGLILGEDWLTKHELKVKEYVSKYDQAS, encoded by the coding sequence ATGCCGAAAATGGGACTCAAAAACTTGTTCTTCTTCAAAGCATCACCATCGCCACCTTCCTCTCCTCCCACAAGAACCTTCTCCGATTCACTAATGGACCAAAACATCGAAACCGCTCGCGCCATCATTTCCAAATGGGAACTTATTTCCCCTTCTGACCAAACCGCCCCTCTTTTCAGCAACACTCGCCAAGAAGCCAAACAGTACCTTAACGCTGTCATGAGCCTGCAGTCCACTATGCAGCACCTCGTCGCACTGGATTCCTCCTCCGACACCCTCGTCCAAGCCCACTTCCTTATGCAACTCGCCATGAAGAGACTCCAGGCCGAGTTCTATCGAATATTAGCCCAAAACAGAGACAATCTCCATCCTGAATCCGTCGCCTCCACCGATCACCGGAGCAGCAGCGTCTCCGATGACGGCTCCGATTTCTCCGACGATGAGTTCCGCTTCGCCGGCGACTCTGTCTCCACGGTCGCCATGGCGGACCTGAAAGCCATTGCGGAGTGTATGGTTTCCGCCGGATACAGCGAAGAGTGCGTCAAGATTTACATCTTAATGAGAAAATCAATCGTAGATGAGTCACTGTATCACTTCGGAGTGGAGAGGCTGAGCTCCTCTCAGATTCAGAAGATGGACTGGGAAGCGCTCGAGTCCAAGATTAAGTCCTGGCTCAACGCTGTCAAGATCGCCGTCGGCTCTTTGTTTCACGGTGAGAGAACGCTCTGCGACTACGTCTTCGGTTCACCGGAGAGGAAGACCGCGGAGTCCTGCTTCGCCGCGATTTGCAGCGAAGGGGCTACGTCGTTGTTCGGATTCCCGGAAAAAGTTGCCAAGTGCAGCAAGAAAACGCCGGAGAAAATGTTCAGGACGCTCGACTTGTACGAAGCGATCTCTGATAACCGTCAACAAATTGAATCCATCTTCTCGTCAGAATCAACCTTCTCAATCAGATCGCAGGTACTTGCTTCTCAGGCTAGGCTGGGCGAGGCCGTTGGGACGATGCTAAACAACTTCGAATCCGcgattcaaaaggaatcctcCAAGATTCTCATGCCTGGCGGCGAGATCCACCCGCTCACGCGTTACGTCATGAACTACATCGCGTTCCTGGGCGATTACGGCGACGGGCTCGCGGAGATAGTCGGCGATTGGCGTAAAAATTCGTTGCCGGAGTGTTACTACCGAAGTCCCGATCGCGAGGGAAAGAAAGGGTCATCGGAGATAGCTGAACGGATGGCGTGGCTGATATTAGTGCTCCTCTGTAAGCTGGACAGAAAAGCTGAACTCTACAAAGAGGTTGCACTCTCTTATCTGTTCCTGGCGAATAACGTGCAATACGTCGTCGTAAAGGTCCGCAACACAAACCTAGGGTTGATCCTTGGGGAGGATTGGTTGACGAAGCACGAGTTGAAGGTGAAAGAGTATGTTTCCAAGTACGACCAAGCATCTTGA